The following coding sequences lie in one Pararge aegeria chromosome 25, ilParAegt1.1, whole genome shotgun sequence genomic window:
- the LOC120634937 gene encoding uncharacterized protein LOC120634937 has protein sequence MRDLKKHIKDLNGTEKESNEGITINLDPKPDLENRRGYKGLEYYKMKDHLKEPFDFEKALKPKRISGIEWKEMKDNRYKMQQKLDMWIKERQKERDRIQKYRMERQQLMLSGKYEKCPRFGYSGRKRKERNKDKQKVRHCRMEYNATLGREYEKCIEFTPELVTTANDGRRRRKRRYEQNKYPCCRKCCKQSYMGCL, from the exons ATGAGAGACCTCAAAAAGCATATAAAAGATCTTAATGGAACAGAAAAAGAGTCAAACGAAGGTATAACCATCAATCTGGATCCAAAACCAGATTTAGAGAATAGACGAGGTTACAAAGGattagaatattataaaatgaaagacCATTTAAAAGAACcttttgattttgaaaaagcTTTAAAACCTAAAAGGATCTCCGGAATAGAATGGAAAGAAATGAAAGACAATCGATATAAAATGCAACAGAAACTAGACATGTGGATAAAAGAACGACaaaag GAGAGAGACCGAATACAGAAATACAGAATGGAGAGACAGCAACTGATGTTGTCGGGAAAATATGAGAAATGCCCCCGATTTGGGTACAGCGGGAGGAAGAGGAAggaaagaaataaagataagCAGAAAGTGAGACATTGCAGAATGGAGTATAATGCTACCTTGGGTAGGGAGTACGAGAAGTGCATCGAGTTCACACCAGAGCTGGTAACCACCGCAAATGATGGCAGAAGAAGAAGGAAAAGGAGGTATGAGCAGAATAAATACCCGTGTTGCAGGAAATGTTGTAAGCAGTCCTATATGGGTTGTCTGTAA